From a single Nostoc edaphicum CCNP1411 genomic region:
- a CDS encoding phage tail protein produces the protein MNPNLIALNAALAAGSTASLLGHDPYMAYNFAVEIGGVVIGGFSEVSGLSSEIELESYQEGGLNDFTHKFPKHTTYPNLILSRGLVNIDLFYIWYQATSQGWIQQLNGTILLLNSQQIPVMWWTFKKAYPVKWEGPSFNASSDEIAVEKIELVHQGISKL, from the coding sequence ATGAATCCCAATCTTATCGCACTCAATGCAGCTTTAGCCGCAGGTTCAACAGCCAGTTTACTGGGACACGATCCCTACATGGCTTATAATTTTGCCGTGGAAATTGGAGGAGTTGTTATTGGTGGTTTTAGCGAGGTTAGCGGTTTAAGTAGCGAAATTGAGTTGGAATCTTATCAGGAAGGAGGCTTAAATGATTTTACTCATAAATTCCCCAAACATACTACCTATCCAAATTTGATTTTGAGTCGAGGATTGGTGAATATTGATTTGTTTTATATTTGGTATCAAGCAACTAGTCAAGGGTGGATTCAGCAGTTGAACGGTACGATTCTCTTGCTTAATAGTCAGCAAATCCCGGTGATGTGGTGGACATTTAAAAAAGCATATCCTGTCAAGTGGGAAGGGCCAAGCTTTAACGCTAGTAGCGATGAAATTGCTGTAGAAAAAATTGAATTGGTGCATCAAGGTATTTCTAAGTTATAG
- a CDS encoding phage late control D family protein: MPNDASLLNPNVKILVQSKPLAAEIEADLVSALVSEDLEAPGMFELRLVTWDLLKQEMTWVDNKVFDVGNEVEIQMGYEQELKTIMVGEITGLEPEYTQDVAPVLVVRGHDLRHRLLRGNHTKSFLKIKDSEIVSQIARTRGLTAKVTDTKVKLEYILQHNQTDWEFLKERAKRIGYEVALEQKTLHFRPHENATEKVLTLTYGEDLQEFLPRLSTMNQVQQLEVKGWIAQEKKEVSGKATVGKEGGTMGGLTSGTKAVKKAFGESSYTIVNQPLSSKEEADNMALGQFQDMAIAYITGEGTCQGNPNLRAGKVIEILGLGKRFSGLYYIKSTEHSYSQNQGYKTSFTVGRNAT, translated from the coding sequence ATGCCAAATGATGCTTCCTTATTAAATCCTAATGTCAAAATTTTGGTTCAAAGTAAACCCTTAGCCGCAGAAATAGAAGCTGATTTGGTATCAGCTTTAGTCTCTGAGGATTTGGAAGCGCCTGGTATGTTCGAGTTGCGATTAGTTACTTGGGACTTATTAAAACAAGAAATGACATGGGTAGATAACAAAGTATTTGATGTTGGTAATGAAGTAGAAATTCAAATGGGATATGAACAAGAACTCAAAACTATCATGGTGGGGGAAATTACGGGATTAGAACCAGAATATACCCAGGATGTAGCACCTGTATTAGTAGTGCGTGGTCATGATTTACGCCATCGTTTGTTGCGAGGAAATCACACAAAATCTTTCCTCAAAATTAAGGATAGTGAAATTGTCAGTCAAATTGCTAGAACTAGAGGACTTACAGCCAAAGTTACCGATACTAAAGTGAAGTTAGAATATATTTTGCAGCATAATCAAACAGATTGGGAGTTTTTAAAAGAAAGAGCTAAACGCATTGGTTATGAAGTCGCACTGGAGCAAAAAACTCTCCATTTTCGTCCCCATGAGAACGCTACAGAGAAAGTTTTGACTCTAACTTATGGAGAAGATTTACAAGAGTTTTTACCACGCTTAAGTACGATGAATCAGGTACAACAGTTAGAGGTCAAAGGTTGGATTGCTCAAGAAAAAAAAGAGGTGTCGGGTAAAGCAACAGTAGGAAAAGAAGGTGGCACAATGGGAGGTTTAACTTCTGGGACAAAAGCAGTCAAAAAAGCCTTCGGTGAATCGAGCTATACGATAGTAAATCAACCTTTATCAAGCAAAGAAGAAGCCGACAACATGGCATTAGGGCAGTTTCAGGATATGGCGATCGCCTACATTACTGGTGAAGGAACTTGTCAAGGTAATCCCAATTTACGCGCCGGAAAAGTGATTGAAATTCTTGGACTTGGTAAAAGATTTAGCGGTCTTTATTATATTAAAAGCACGGAACATAGTTATTCACAGAATCAAGGTTATAAAACTTCATTTACTGTGGGGAGAAATGCTACATGA
- a CDS encoding DUF6760 family protein, which yields MLEEVAYLAYHFHWSYEQIMTMEHRERQQWVTQVAQINQRLSD from the coding sequence CTGCTGGAGGAGGTAGCTTACCTTGCCTACCATTTTCATTGGTCTTACGAACAGATTATGACAATGGAACACCGAGAACGTCAGCAGTGGGTGACGCAGGTAGCACAAATTAATCAGCGACTTAGCGATTGA
- a CDS encoding LysM peptidoglycan-binding domain-containing protein: MALEKLTIKAEKNNPGDFADKFKVLFNPNQVEIVKTGWSMGNYGPVASKELTQLSLDLFFDTTLIGFPPENVQNYTRKIFSLTQPRIGKNPKRPPRCQLIWGTISGKDSLLLPDGFLESVTKKLTHFLEDGTPVRATLTCKFKEWKEPKKKAKIANPIDDPVRIVKRGETLSSIATEEYGDPGLWRVIAAENRLNNPRILNPGTVLTIPPLRITSLTQRS, encoded by the coding sequence ATGGCACTAGAGAAATTAACTATCAAAGCTGAAAAAAATAACCCAGGAGACTTTGCTGATAAATTTAAAGTTCTTTTTAACCCTAATCAAGTGGAAATTGTCAAAACAGGCTGGTCAATGGGAAATTATGGCCCAGTTGCATCTAAAGAATTAACTCAACTTAGTCTTGATTTGTTCTTTGACACCACGCTGATAGGATTTCCCCCAGAAAATGTCCAAAACTATACCCGCAAAATTTTTAGTTTGACTCAGCCTCGCATTGGCAAAAATCCCAAACGTCCCCCTCGTTGTCAACTAATTTGGGGAACTATATCGGGTAAAGATAGCTTGTTATTACCTGATGGTTTTTTAGAAAGTGTTACTAAAAAACTGACTCATTTTCTTGAAGATGGTACGCCTGTCAGAGCCACCTTAACCTGTAAATTTAAAGAATGGAAAGAACCGAAAAAAAAGGCAAAGATTGCTAATCCCATTGATGATCCTGTGAGAATAGTTAAACGAGGAGAAACTTTAAGTAGTATCGCCACTGAAGAATATGGAGATCCGGGTTTATGGCGTGTAATTGCCGCAGAAAATCGCTTAAACAATCCTCGTATTTTAAATCCTGGAACTGTGTTGACAATTCCTCCGTTGCGAATTACTAGCCTGACTCAGAGGAGTTAA
- a CDS encoding baseplate J/gp47 family protein yields the protein MAYLPPKIDQRTYEEIVQQTEKLVEQYTDWKPAPEDKTDAGGALIRIFGRMVKLVSDRLNQVPEKNFLAFLDLIGGELKSPQPAKVPLTFYLAQGSPGDGLVPAYTQVSAPPAEGTDEEIVFETDRELVVTTTQLQAVFVRQPSQDKYAERTLAATGEEDAAYFAFAGDRSIPHSLYITCPEIFALSELKEIKLIITTDSASQFQNLPLNWSYWDGFQWQESPTPNLSQKNNQCTITFTNLSIPTPSEIQGKVGRWLQAKLTNISLNLPQVTNIQGSLNVKQSSLIPENCLFNSTSIDLTKDFYPFGEQPENNDTFYIALHDTFIKPNTIITIDIQLSYKPVNINNLKINWEIGNGQIWQEIANENNQLKWIENSSSIQFTERNIIQAKLQFPNTENIPSPSTVNGETRYWIRARITQGNYGKAADERKYPIYDDLAVLREEIKKGTSEIKVDSLDLFKVGDTIRLLPNTGGFPEENQITKITQTDNKLTLKSGILNTILDVGTRIMRKLIITETIPPTYDPPIIKSLKLTYDFTITENAVYFAANDFTYSYPTSFSTKLKRKAANGNKLLFLGEVKGLTVGEFLTINSENYQIETINSESNQVMLTSRIQQDVASNTDVNRYFTPFTPTVDRESTLYLGFDKSFENKTVTLYAQVEPPLPDELSANITTETFITETVNPGDTTLNLADVTGWKIGDRLEIQNPLNAKQYNNYTISDINNNQVTINQSLQQSYHTGNLVIYPKQPELVWEYSSDLGWQPLGVYDETQAFYQRGLIKFIAPADFSKRETFGKQLYWLRVRWQGGNFWVKPRLRRLLTNTIWAVQAISLREEILGSSNHDPNQIFVANNTPILMGQQLEVQEGEIPEVEPDRLKVIRDDLGEIESVWVLWQEVPDFYASSASDRHYILDRQTGEIRFGNGQAGMIPPSGRNNIRLSFYRTGGGKQGNVTSKTISQLKTTIPYIDRVINLEAAAGGAQQETLDRLKERVPKQLRHRDRAVTFEDIADLAYEASTDVARVKVVPPDLLTANFSPLNQKLWLDPTKADVSFEDSLNEKLLTINNESERTSFANMMWEINRRAGQVKLIVLPHSSDRQPIPSLALLERVETYIRSRCQPTMDLIVTAPKWQEVTVNATITPVSLEDADIVRNSVRQRLEAFLHPLTGGRGEGWQFGRYPQKSDLYAIIQSISGVDHVNSLEVLLTTTNSSLNADTLIYSGLHSIQIQGNRQ from the coding sequence ATGGCTTATTTACCGCCCAAAATTGACCAACGCACCTATGAAGAAATTGTTCAGCAAACTGAGAAGTTAGTAGAGCAATATACCGACTGGAAACCTGCACCTGAAGATAAAACAGATGCGGGTGGGGCATTGATTCGCATTTTTGGGCGGATGGTAAAATTAGTCAGCGATCGCCTCAACCAAGTCCCAGAGAAAAATTTTCTGGCTTTCCTTGATTTAATTGGCGGAGAACTCAAATCTCCCCAACCTGCTAAGGTTCCTTTAACCTTTTATTTGGCACAAGGAAGTCCCGGAGATGGGTTAGTTCCTGCTTATACTCAAGTTTCTGCACCACCAGCAGAGGGTACAGACGAAGAAATCGTGTTTGAAACGGATCGGGAATTAGTTGTCACAACGACGCAATTACAAGCAGTATTTGTGCGCCAACCAAGTCAGGATAAGTACGCGGAGCGCACTTTGGCAGCAACAGGAGAAGAAGATGCTGCTTATTTCGCCTTTGCTGGCGATCGCTCTATTCCCCATTCTCTCTATATAACTTGTCCCGAAATTTTTGCTTTATCAGAGTTAAAAGAAATAAAACTAATTATTACTACGGATAGTGCTAGTCAATTCCAAAATTTACCGCTGAATTGGTCTTATTGGGATGGTTTTCAATGGCAAGAAAGTCCAACTCCTAACCTGAGTCAAAAAAATAATCAGTGTACAATTACTTTTACCAATTTATCTATTCCGACTCCTTCTGAAATTCAGGGAAAAGTAGGGAGATGGTTACAAGCAAAGTTAACTAATATATCTTTAAATTTACCTCAAGTTACTAATATTCAAGGTAGTTTAAATGTTAAACAATCTAGTTTGATTCCTGAAAATTGTTTATTTAATTCTACTTCTATAGACCTGACCAAAGATTTTTATCCCTTTGGCGAACAACCAGAAAATAACGATACATTTTATATTGCCTTACATGATACATTTATTAAACCAAATACAATTATTACTATTGATATACAGTTAAGCTATAAACCTGTAAATATCAATAATTTAAAAATTAACTGGGAAATTGGTAACGGTCAAATATGGCAAGAAATAGCAAATGAAAATAATCAACTAAAATGGATAGAGAATTCCTCATCTATTCAATTTACTGAACGAAATATTATCCAAGCAAAGTTACAATTTCCCAACACAGAAAATATCCCTTCTCCTAGCACTGTGAATGGCGAAACTCGTTATTGGATTCGCGCTCGAATTACTCAAGGTAATTATGGCAAAGCCGCAGATGAGCGCAAATATCCTATCTATGATGACTTGGCAGTTTTGAGAGAGGAAATCAAAAAAGGAACAAGCGAAATTAAAGTTGATAGTCTCGATTTATTCAAGGTTGGGGATACCATTCGCCTTCTTCCAAATACCGGGGGATTTCCAGAAGAAAATCAAATTACCAAAATTACTCAGACAGATAATAAGCTGACGCTAAAAAGTGGAATTTTGAATACAATTTTAGACGTTGGCACTCGGATTATGCGTAAGTTGATTATCACTGAAACGATTCCTCCAACTTACGATCCACCTATAATTAAATCATTAAAATTAACCTACGATTTTACCATTACAGAAAATGCTGTTTATTTTGCTGCTAATGATTTTACTTATTCTTACCCAACAAGCTTTAGCACAAAATTAAAACGAAAGGCTGCTAATGGAAATAAATTACTATTTTTGGGTGAAGTTAAAGGATTAACGGTTGGTGAGTTTTTAACAATTAATTCTGAAAATTATCAAATAGAAACGATAAACTCTGAAAGTAATCAAGTTATGCTCACCTCAAGGATTCAGCAGGATGTAGCCAGCAATACTGACGTTAATCGTTATTTTACGCCCTTCACTCCTACCGTTGATAGAGAATCAACCCTTTACCTAGGATTTGATAAATCCTTTGAGAATAAAACGGTTACTCTTTATGCACAAGTTGAGCCGCCATTACCAGATGAATTATCAGCTAATATTACAACAGAAACTTTCATCACAGAAACGGTAAATCCTGGAGATACAACACTAAATCTTGCTGATGTAACTGGCTGGAAAATTGGCGATCGCCTAGAAATTCAAAACCCCCTCAATGCTAAACAATACAATAACTATACGATTAGCGATATTAACAACAATCAAGTTACCATCAATCAATCTCTGCAACAAAGTTATCATACTGGCAACTTAGTTATTTATCCCAAACAACCGGAATTAGTTTGGGAATATTCTAGTGATTTAGGTTGGCAACCATTAGGGGTATACGATGAAACTCAAGCATTTTACCAACGAGGTTTAATTAAATTTATTGCACCAGCAGATTTCAGCAAAAGAGAAACCTTTGGTAAACAACTTTATTGGTTACGAGTTCGTTGGCAAGGAGGTAATTTTTGGGTTAAACCTCGTCTGCGTCGCTTATTAACTAATACAATTTGGGCAGTTCAGGCAATTAGTTTACGAGAAGAAATCTTAGGTTCAAGTAACCACGATCCAAATCAAATTTTTGTTGCCAATAACACCCCCATTTTAATGGGACAACAATTAGAAGTCCAAGAAGGGGAAATTCCCGAAGTAGAACCCGATCGCCTCAAAGTAATTCGAGATGATTTAGGAGAAATTGAGTCAGTTTGGGTGCTTTGGCAAGAAGTACCAGATTTTTATGCTTCGAGTGCTAGCGATCGCCATTATATTTTGGATCGACAAACAGGTGAAATTCGCTTTGGCAATGGACAAGCCGGGATGATTCCCCCCAGTGGACGGAATAATATTCGCCTGTCTTTTTATCGGACTGGAGGCGGTAAACAGGGAAACGTCACCTCAAAAACTATCAGCCAACTGAAAACTACTATTCCCTACATCGATCGAGTAATTAACCTCGAAGCAGCCGCAGGTGGGGCGCAACAGGAGACTTTAGATCGTCTGAAAGAACGAGTACCCAAGCAACTACGTCATCGCGATCGCGCTGTCACCTTTGAGGATATTGCAGATTTAGCTTACGAAGCTTCCACGGATGTCGCCAGAGTCAAAGTAGTTCCACCAGATTTGCTGACAGCTAATTTTAGTCCATTGAATCAAAAACTTTGGCTCGATCCTACCAAAGCAGATGTGTCATTTGAAGATAGTCTTAATGAGAAATTGCTGACAATCAACAATGAGAGTGAAAGAACTAGCTTTGCAAACATGATGTGGGAAATCAACCGTCGTGCAGGGCAAGTTAAATTGATTGTTTTGCCCCATAGTAGCGATCGCCAACCAATCCCTAGTTTAGCTTTACTGGAGCGAGTCGAAACCTATATTCGTTCCCGTTGTCAGCCAACAATGGATTTAATAGTTACTGCCCCCAAATGGCAAGAAGTCACCGTGAACGCAACTATAACTCCTGTATCCCTCGAAGATGCAGACATCGTGAGAAACAGCGTCAGACAACGCTTAGAAGCCTTCCTCCATCCCTTAACCGGAGGTAGAGGAGAGGGGTGGCAATTTGGCCGCTATCCTCAAAAATCGGATCTTTACGCCATTATTCAATCCATTTCGGGAGTCGATCATGTGAACTCTTTAGAAGTGCTACTTACAACAACAAACTCATCCCTGAACGCTGATACTTTAATTTATTCTGGTCTTCATAGCATTCAAATTCAAGGCAATAGGCAATAG
- a CDS encoding phage baseplate assembly protein V: protein MNGLEFLLSNNQNHHFYGVTVGIVTNNKDPERLGRIKVKFPWLSSEEESYWARIVTLMAGNDRGIYFLPEVDDEVLVAFEQGDMNFPYILGALWNGKDKPPITNEDGENNQRVIKSRSGHKIVLDDTEENEQIIIQDKTGKNKIVINSQENKMNIQVEKDLTIETKGKIILKSSDDDISIQCKNLQIKTQQNYQLEVGADCTIKAKAKYALEAQSGLGIKCANGVKINDSSLEVM, encoded by the coding sequence ATGAATGGACTAGAATTTTTATTATCAAATAACCAAAACCATCATTTTTACGGCGTAACTGTCGGCATAGTTACTAATAACAAAGATCCAGAGAGATTAGGAAGAATTAAAGTGAAATTTCCTTGGCTATCTTCAGAAGAAGAAAGTTACTGGGCTAGAATCGTAACTCTCATGGCAGGAAATGACCGGGGTATTTATTTTTTGCCGGAAGTTGATGATGAAGTTTTGGTTGCTTTTGAACAAGGTGATATGAATTTCCCTTACATTCTTGGTGCTTTGTGGAATGGGAAAGATAAACCACCAATAACAAATGAAGATGGGGAAAATAATCAACGAGTCATTAAATCTCGAAGCGGTCATAAGATTGTTTTAGATGATACTGAGGAGAATGAACAGATTATTATTCAAGATAAGACTGGTAAAAATAAAATTGTGATTAATTCTCAAGAGAATAAGATGAATATTCAAGTTGAAAAAGATTTAACTATTGAAACTAAAGGCAAAATTATCTTAAAAAGTAGTGATGATGATATATCAATTCAATGTAAAAATTTGCAAATAAAAACTCAACAAAATTATCAATTAGAAGTAGGTGCAGATTGTACTATTAAAGCTAAAGCTAAATATGCTTTGGAAGCACAGTCTGGTTTAGGGATTAAATGTGCCAACGGAGTGAAAATAAATGATAGTTCATTAGAGGTGATGTAA
- a CDS encoding phage tail protein — protein sequence MPTISNPHDPYSGYNFWVEWDGIVHAGFRECSGLTATRNAGTYREGTDKALSQRQIPGLNTYGNITLKRGITDNKELWEWHKKLQNGETDRRNLSIILADDKGEEKIRWNLENSWPTTWNAPDFNATSDEVAIETLELVHEGITIG from the coding sequence ATGCCCACAATTTCTAATCCTCACGACCCATACAGTGGTTATAATTTCTGGGTGGAATGGGATGGTATTGTCCATGCTGGTTTTCGTGAATGTAGCGGTTTAACAGCGACTCGTAACGCAGGAACTTACCGAGAAGGAACAGATAAAGCATTAAGCCAACGTCAAATTCCCGGTCTTAATACTTATGGCAACATTACCCTAAAACGGGGAATTACCGACAATAAAGAACTGTGGGAATGGCACAAAAAATTACAAAACGGTGAAACAGATCGGCGTAATCTTTCCATTATTTTGGCTGATGATAAAGGAGAAGAAAAAATTCGTTGGAATTTAGAAAATAGTTGGCCTACTACTTGGAATGCTCCAGATTTTAATGCTACCTCAGACGAAGTAGCGATAGAAACTCTCGAATTAGTTCATGAAGGTATCACCATTGGTTAA
- a CDS encoding GPW/gp25 family protein, translated as MDIDFLGVGWTLPIQLDEKGQIKVAKYEESVRQSIWMILSTAKGERVMRPDFGCDIHEKVFSPNSLGTVGQIVSDVRDALIEWEPRIDVLDVDTVPDRNQPNVILIQVNYQVRTTNNIFNLVYPFYLQ; from the coding sequence ATGGATATTGATTTCTTAGGTGTGGGATGGACTTTACCAATTCAACTTGATGAAAAGGGTCAAATTAAAGTCGCAAAATACGAAGAAAGTGTGCGACAGTCCATTTGGATGATTCTCAGTACTGCCAAAGGAGAACGGGTAATGCGTCCTGATTTTGGCTGTGATATTCATGAAAAGGTGTTCTCTCCTAATAGTTTAGGAACGGTTGGGCAAATTGTTAGTGATGTGCGCGATGCGTTAATTGAATGGGAACCTCGCATTGATGTTTTAGATGTGGATACAGTTCCCGATCGCAACCAACCAAATGTGATTTTAATTCAGGTAAATTATCAAGTTCGGACAACAAATAATATTTTTAATTTAGTTTATCCTTTTTACTTGCAGTAA
- a CDS encoding phage tail sheath family protein, whose translation MPTLKPKIPGISLNYVVPTPEPELLTGVPVFFGLTSLKEGVNEPKKLTLVTHFQQYFGQAKGYLADAIKGFFENGGRLCYVIALSDNTLKALQQGLETSEVLENVDLVCVPDIIIGSDAEVIQKQQAILKHCEQMGDRFAILDALNDGEKLDWQRRGLASHNGALYAPWLKVEHRLEAIPPCGHIAGIYASCDRTVGVHGAPANIPLAGVLDLSFPLTPTDQEQLNPKNAAGVNCIRSFQGRGMRVWGVRTLSPIAEWQYVNVRRLFLTFGRWVNRNLADTVFEPNAFPLWVRLQRELSVYCESLWRQGAIQGALPQEAFYVKCDAETNPPENREMGQVIAEVGLAPTIPGEFIQLLVVQSSSGITLI comes from the coding sequence ATGCCGACTTTAAAGCCAAAAATACCAGGTATCTCTTTAAACTATGTCGTTCCTACTCCAGAACCTGAGTTACTGACAGGTGTTCCGGTATTCTTTGGCTTGACATCGCTTAAAGAGGGAGTGAACGAACCAAAAAAGCTAACCTTGGTGACGCATTTTCAGCAATATTTTGGTCAAGCCAAGGGATATTTAGCAGATGCAATCAAAGGATTTTTTGAAAACGGAGGTCGTCTTTGTTATGTTATAGCCTTATCTGACAATACTCTTAAGGCTCTCCAACAAGGTTTAGAGACTAGCGAAGTCTTAGAGAATGTTGATTTGGTTTGTGTTCCCGACATCATAATTGGTTCAGATGCGGAAGTTATTCAAAAGCAGCAAGCTATTTTAAAACATTGCGAGCAGATGGGCGATCGCTTTGCCATTCTTGATGCTTTGAATGATGGCGAAAAACTAGATTGGCAACGCCGAGGACTTGCTAGCCACAATGGGGCATTATATGCACCTTGGTTAAAAGTAGAACATCGTTTAGAAGCGATTCCTCCCTGTGGTCATATTGCCGGAATTTATGCAAGTTGCGATCGCACAGTCGGAGTACATGGCGCACCTGCTAATATTCCACTTGCAGGGGTACTGGATCTCAGTTTTCCCCTGACTCCCACAGACCAAGAACAGCTGAATCCAAAAAACGCAGCGGGAGTCAATTGTATTCGCAGCTTCCAAGGACGAGGTATGCGAGTCTGGGGAGTGCGTACCCTCAGCCCCATCGCTGAATGGCAATATGTCAACGTGCGTCGCTTATTTCTCACCTTTGGACGCTGGGTAAATCGTAACTTAGCGGATACAGTCTTTGAACCCAATGCTTTTCCTTTATGGGTGCGACTGCAAAGGGAATTAAGCGTTTATTGTGAATCTTTATGGCGACAAGGTGCTATCCAAGGTGCTTTGCCCCAAGAGGCATTTTATGTCAAATGTGATGCCGAAACTAATCCCCCTGAAAATCGAGAAATGGGACAAGTAATAGCAGAAGTTGGTTTAGCCCCCACTATTCCAGGGGAATTTATTCAACTTTTAGTTGTTCAAAGTAGTAGCGGAATTACATTGATATGA